The Fibrobacter sp. UWR4 region GCTGTCTCCGTTATGGGCGCGAACGTCCTCGTAACGAACGGTGTCCTTGCTAGTGTAGTTGGCGTAAGTGTAGGAAAGTGCCAGGTCGATGGGGGTGCTATGGTTTTCCCAGGAGACGAAGAATTCCTTTTCCTGCTCCGGATTGAGGCCACTGCTGTTGATGAAATCAATGCCCGCTCCCAGTTCCAGCAAAAGCCCCATCTGGACGGTGTTCTTTTTAAGAGGGTCGCTGAGAACCACCGCTAGGCCCGCCTTCACTTTCAGCTGGCCTTCTCCAAAAACGGTCAGGTCCGGAGCATTTTCGTTTAGGACGATCATGGGGACGAACAGCGGGACGCTAGGAATTGGCTTGTAGTCCTGCTCGATGCCGGCAAATTCCAGGTCGTTTAGCTGCAGCTGCTTGAACTCGCGCCTGGGGGCTACTCCGTTAAGGACGATTTCCTTGGTACCTTCCTTAGGAACGATGGTACGGACCGTATCTACAATCTGGATGACACTATCACGAAGGGCGATAATCGGCTGGGATACACAGCTTGTATTTTTGAGGCAGTCCATAGATGCAGAATCGGTGACTGCTGAATCCTGGACCGTAGAATCACAAACTGTCCAGGTGGTGTCGGATAACTGAACCGTGGAATCCCGCTGGCTTACGGTGATGGTCGTGTCTGCGGAAGCGGGGACGAATATGCTGTAGGCCAACTTGTACAAGGAAAATCCATCCTTGTCGTAGTTAGTGTAGTAAAGGGTATCCCCTGCAAGAACGGGAGTGAAGGCTCCACCGACGACATTGGTTAACGCATGTTCTGTTCCGCTTGCAATGTTCTTTTCGATCAGGTTGAAAATGCCGTTCCTGTTGCTGGAGAAGACGATCTTGTCGTTGTCCAGCCAGTTCACGTCACGTTCGTCAAATTCAGGATTGCTGACAGTCTTGAAGTTCTTTCCGTCGGCATCCATCACGGCGATACCGCGGACCACATCATCGTAGTAGCCGATGGCGATGCGCTTTCCGTCGGGACTGAATTTAGGACTATAGATGTTGTAGTATTTCAGTTTCTCGTCGGGAACATAGATGTCCACAGGTTCCTCGGACTGACCCGCTTTAAGATCCTTGTTGAAAGGAATTTTGCTCAGGACGAATCGGGTGCTTGCGTTTTCCCTACGGACAAATATCATGGAGTCCCCTGCAGGATTGAATGCGGGGTAAACGGCATCCTGCAGGTAGGTAATGGTCATATGGTTCTTGTTGGTATCGCTGACTGCAATGTCGAAGTGGGCGTGTCCATCCTTGTCGCGGTTCTTGTAGCTCACATAGGCGATAATAGGACCGAAGGTAGAATCCTCCAGCACGTCAATGCCCTTGTCTAGCCAAGCCTTTTCCATGGTAAAGCCGTGCTTGGCGAAATCCCCGATGTTGATCGTGCTGTCGGCACCCTCGATTTCCACTTCCGCGTCGTCTACTGAAACCTTTCCTGCAGCAGCTACACTATCCTGTGTCGTAGTGGAGTCTGTGGCGGAGGAGTCCACGGAGGTTGTGTCTACCAGAGGCATCTTGAAAACGCCACCATCAAACCAGATGCCGCCAAAGTTGGATACGCCATAGAGGGTATTGCCTGCAATAATGGGAAAGTCGTTCCAGAAGGACTTGTCGGTAAGCTTGGTGCCTTCCACCAGCTCGCCTAGGGATTCCTTTTGCTTCTGGTAATCTTCCGTGATTTCCTTTTTCCAGGCGTTGTACAGTTCCTGTTCGCTAATTCCAAGGACTGCCTTGACGGCTCCGTCCAGAGTCATGCGGTTGAACTTGGACAGGTTTCCCCAAATCTTGGGAACGGCGTCTTCCCCGTAGTGCTTGTCGATGTAACGGACTAGGGCAAAGCCCTGGGTGTAGGGACCTAATTCCGCAAAGAGGGAGTTGTCCGAGAAATCATGCATGTACTCCAGGGAAAGCAGGCTGTCGTTTAAGGCAGCAACGCGCAGGAGCATGTCTCGATGGGAATCCCATCCGTCAAAACCCATACGGCTGGATTCGTA contains the following coding sequences:
- a CDS encoding PD40 domain-containing protein, coding for MAITTAGTALAAGFYGNQSDIRWKTAGTDHFQFHYPADYTDHASKVSAYAEAVYDSVISRYQKGVTSRINVTLNNALYSNGAAIPSENALNLWLTNWDFKVRSSHGWLADVVTHEFSHLVSIESGSKVNPHLYGVQFGYTDYYNERTTTNFLSLLPFTMQPLWLAEGTAQYESSRMGFDGWDSHRDMLLRVAALNDSLLSLEYMHDFSDNSLFAELGPYTQGFALVRYIDKHYGEDAVPKIWGNLSKFNRMTLDGAVKAVLGISEQELYNAWKKEITEDYQKQKESLGELVEGTKLTDKSFWNDFPIIAGNTLYGVSNFGGIWFDGGVFKMPLVDTTSVDSSATDSTTTQDSVAAAGKVSVDDAEVEIEGADSTINIGDFAKHGFTMEKAWLDKGIDVLEDSTFGPIIAYVSYKNRDKDGHAHFDIAVSDTNKNHMTITYLQDAVYPAFNPAGDSMIFVRRENASTRFVLSKIPFNKDLKAGQSEEPVDIYVPDEKLKYYNIYSPKFSPDGKRIAIGYYDDVVRGIAVMDADGKNFKTVSNPEFDERDVNWLDNDKIVFSSNRNGIFNLIEKNIASGTEHALTNVVGGAFTPVLAGDTLYYTNYDKDGFSLYKLAYSIFVPASADTTITVSQRDSTVQLSDTTWTVCDSTVQDSAVTDSASMDCLKNTSCVSQPIIALRDSVIQIVDTVRTIVPKEGTKEIVLNGVAPRREFKQLQLNDLEFAGIEQDYKPIPSVPLFVPMIVLNENAPDLTVFGEGQLKVKAGLAVVLSDPLKKNTVQMGLLLELGAGIDFINSSGLNPEQEKEFFVSWENHSTPIDLALSYTYANYTSKDTVRYEDVRAHNGDSLGISRYAVPMQAITASAGYSIFKTIDTLQVAVGYDWANFNLYEDNFEWTYQKRISALVALGLYGDSEGEGGSGISGQGDGLFLYYQYSNSDLYRPGTFAESFTVNASGAITPKYRNFNIHELGLNLYGSVQSPWTGARLAAGGKIAGILSWNTDADQDTLDSYYHHAVFLEGYPYLRSSEDYTLAGMKTAMAEVHYLFPIYDDWRKSAWIFSTRSLYFDLFAQMGAAWNGKWIDTDKLTDHRFWDRSVGISLRMSNKLFYSVPLDISVTLARGLSRIGENKDLSGGRKLNPIDLPLIPESIAPTRINFTIGMGFSNTWQ